In Oryzihumus leptocrescens, the following are encoded in one genomic region:
- a CDS encoding ATP-dependent helicase, giving the protein MSSDVLDRFSAATREWFRGSFAAPTAAQAGAWDAISSGQHTLVVAPTGSGKTLSAFLWALDRLASTPPPAEALRRCRVLYISPMKALAVDVERNLRSPLVGIGHAATRLGLAQPEVSVAVRSGDTTAAERRLFARQPSDVLITTPESLFLLLTSRARESLAGVETVIIDEVHAVAGTKRGAHLALSLERLDALLEQPAQRVGLSATVRPVEEVARYLAGGRPVSVVQPESTKEWDLQVVVPIADMSALGEVTGDLSGPAAGAERRASIWPHVEERIVDLIADHRSTLVFANSRRLAERLTARLNEIWEERLEAATEGAEGLGEEPAEATARHTPAQLMAQAGQSHGAAPVLARAHHGSVSKEQRALIEDDLKAGRLPAVVATSSLELGIDMGAVDLVVQVESPPSVASGLQRVGRAGHQVGAVSRGVVFPKFRGDLVQTAVVVDRMRAGGIESLRVPANPVDVLAQQVVAMTAMDEWAVDDLEQLVRRATPFATLPRSILESVLDMLSGRYPSDEFAELRPRLVWDRVTGTLTGRPGAQRLAVTSGGTIPDRGLYAVFLATGEGTGRRVGELDEEMVYESRVGDVFTLGSSSWRIEDITHDRVLVTPAPGQPGKLPFWHGDSLGRPAELGRAVGQFVREIVAATPDDARERVRATGLDEWAADNLLTYLAEQREATRHVPDDRTIVVERFRDELGDWRVAVHSPFGAQVHAPWALCVSARMRERFGVDVQAMHGDDGIVFRLPDIELEGEGEHGGAVGAELLALVALEPDEVHDLVTTEIGGSALFASRFRECAARALLLPRRRPDRRQALWQQRQRAAQLLEVASKYASFPIILETVRECVQDVFDVPGLVSLMGDLRSRSVRMVEVETPTPSPFARSLLFGYVAQFLYEGDSPLAERRAAALALDPTLLAELLGRGEGAALRDLLDPAELARTEAELQRLAEGRRARDAEDVADLVRVLGALPLTAIHERCVEGTTAKELSGWLVDLESDRRLIRVRIAGEERWAAIEDAGRLRDALGAAVPVGVPEVFLEPVPDPLGDLVARYARTHGPFTLHDVATWFGLGTAVVGTAVQRLVGAGRMVEGELRPVESGGGQHGTDYCDAEVLRTLRRRSLAALRAEVEPVPPVDLARFLPAWQGVGAGLRGTEGVLRAVEQLAAAVLPASALETLVLPARVADYSPALLDELTASGEVLWRGHAALPGDDGWVSLHLAETAHLTLAPAGEELELTAGHQAVLDALAGGGAFFFRTLSDAVGSTDDAALTQLLWDLVWAGHVTNDTLTPLRALLSGGRTAHKPRRTAPRSTRYSGRAGSLGALSGRRPATGRPALPARSAPPTAAGRWSLLPPVEPDATVRSYATAEVLLDRYGVVTRGSVVAEGVSGGFAGVYRVLAAAEESGRVRRGYFVEGLGAAQFATTGAVDRLRAFSRPLPEASAPALPDWETPLSGGSDWSGPGAGSPAGAGGRPGIGAAGARRGPGPRGQGARGPAGPSAVVLAASDPANPYGAALSWPERAGEAGGHKPGRKAGALVVLVEGVLAIYVERGGKTLLSWTEELPVLQVAADALALAVREGALGRLTVEKADGGAVLGSDHPLAAALAEAGFHATPRGLRLRR; this is encoded by the coding sequence ATGAGCTCCGACGTCCTCGACCGGTTCTCCGCCGCGACCCGAGAGTGGTTCCGCGGGTCCTTCGCCGCGCCCACCGCAGCCCAGGCCGGGGCGTGGGACGCGATCAGCTCCGGGCAACACACCCTCGTGGTCGCGCCGACCGGCTCCGGCAAGACCCTCTCGGCGTTCCTGTGGGCCCTGGACCGGCTGGCCTCCACTCCCCCGCCGGCCGAGGCGCTGCGGCGCTGCCGGGTCCTCTACATCTCCCCGATGAAGGCCCTGGCCGTCGACGTCGAGCGCAACCTGCGCTCCCCGCTGGTCGGCATCGGGCACGCGGCCACCCGCCTGGGCCTGGCGCAGCCCGAGGTCTCTGTCGCGGTCCGCTCCGGTGACACCACGGCGGCCGAGCGGCGGCTGTTCGCCCGTCAGCCCTCCGACGTGCTCATCACCACGCCGGAGTCGCTGTTCCTGCTGCTGACCTCCAGGGCCCGCGAGTCGCTGGCCGGCGTCGAGACCGTGATCATCGACGAGGTCCATGCGGTCGCCGGCACCAAGCGCGGCGCCCACCTGGCACTCAGCCTGGAGCGGCTCGACGCGCTCCTGGAGCAGCCCGCCCAGCGGGTCGGGCTGTCGGCGACCGTGCGCCCGGTCGAGGAGGTGGCGCGCTACCTCGCCGGAGGCCGGCCCGTGTCGGTCGTCCAGCCCGAGTCCACCAAGGAGTGGGACCTCCAGGTCGTCGTCCCGATCGCCGACATGTCCGCGCTCGGCGAGGTCACCGGTGACCTGTCCGGCCCCGCCGCGGGGGCCGAGCGCCGGGCCTCGATCTGGCCGCACGTCGAGGAGCGCATCGTCGACCTCATCGCCGACCACCGCTCGACCCTGGTCTTCGCCAACTCCCGGCGCCTGGCCGAGCGCCTCACCGCCCGGCTCAACGAGATCTGGGAGGAGCGGCTGGAGGCCGCCACGGAGGGCGCGGAGGGCCTCGGCGAGGAGCCCGCGGAGGCGACGGCACGGCATACCCCGGCCCAGCTCATGGCGCAGGCGGGCCAGAGCCACGGCGCCGCCCCGGTGCTCGCCCGGGCCCACCACGGCTCGGTGAGCAAGGAGCAGCGGGCCCTGATCGAGGACGACCTCAAGGCCGGCCGGCTGCCCGCCGTGGTCGCGACCAGCTCCCTGGAGCTCGGCATCGACATGGGCGCGGTCGACCTCGTCGTGCAGGTCGAGTCGCCACCGAGCGTGGCCAGCGGGTTGCAACGCGTCGGTCGCGCCGGGCACCAGGTGGGGGCGGTCTCGCGCGGCGTGGTGTTCCCGAAGTTCCGCGGCGACCTCGTGCAGACCGCCGTCGTCGTCGACCGCATGCGCGCCGGTGGGATCGAGTCCCTGCGCGTGCCGGCCAACCCCGTCGACGTCCTCGCCCAGCAGGTGGTCGCGATGACCGCGATGGACGAGTGGGCCGTCGACGACCTCGAGCAGCTGGTGCGCCGGGCCACCCCGTTCGCGACCCTGCCGCGCTCGATCCTGGAGTCGGTGCTCGACATGCTCTCCGGGCGCTACCCGAGCGACGAGTTCGCCGAGCTGCGCCCGCGCCTGGTGTGGGACCGGGTCACCGGCACCCTGACCGGGCGGCCGGGCGCGCAGCGACTGGCGGTCACCTCCGGGGGCACCATCCCCGACCGCGGCCTGTATGCCGTGTTCCTCGCCACCGGGGAGGGCACCGGCCGGCGCGTGGGCGAGCTCGACGAGGAGATGGTCTACGAGTCGCGCGTCGGCGACGTGTTCACGCTCGGGTCCTCCTCGTGGCGGATCGAGGACATCACCCACGACCGGGTGCTGGTCACGCCGGCGCCGGGGCAGCCGGGCAAGCTGCCGTTCTGGCACGGCGACTCCCTGGGCCGACCGGCGGAGCTCGGGCGCGCCGTGGGGCAGTTCGTCCGCGAGATCGTGGCGGCCACGCCCGACGACGCCCGCGAGCGGGTGCGGGCGACCGGGCTGGACGAGTGGGCCGCCGACAACCTGCTGACCTACCTGGCGGAGCAGCGCGAGGCCACCCGGCACGTGCCCGACGACCGCACGATCGTGGTCGAGCGGTTCCGCGACGAGCTCGGCGACTGGCGGGTGGCCGTGCACTCCCCCTTCGGGGCGCAGGTGCACGCGCCGTGGGCGCTGTGCGTCTCGGCGCGGATGCGGGAGCGGTTCGGCGTCGACGTGCAGGCGATGCACGGAGACGACGGCATCGTCTTCCGGCTCCCCGACATCGAGCTCGAGGGCGAGGGCGAGCACGGCGGGGCGGTGGGCGCCGAGCTGCTCGCCCTGGTCGCGCTCGAGCCCGACGAGGTGCACGACCTCGTGACCACCGAGATCGGCGGCTCGGCGCTGTTCGCGTCCCGGTTCCGCGAGTGCGCGGCCCGGGCGCTGCTGCTGCCCCGCCGCCGGCCGGACCGCCGCCAGGCGCTGTGGCAGCAGCGCCAGCGTGCAGCCCAGCTGCTGGAGGTGGCCAGCAAGTACGCCTCGTTCCCGATCATCCTCGAGACCGTGCGCGAGTGCGTGCAGGACGTGTTCGACGTGCCGGGCCTGGTGTCGCTCATGGGCGACCTGCGCTCGCGGTCGGTGCGGATGGTCGAGGTGGAGACGCCGACCCCGTCGCCGTTCGCTCGGTCACTGCTGTTCGGCTACGTCGCCCAGTTCCTCTACGAGGGTGACTCCCCGCTGGCCGAGCGCCGCGCCGCAGCCCTGGCCCTCGACCCCACCCTGCTGGCCGAGCTGCTCGGCCGGGGCGAGGGCGCCGCCCTGCGCGACCTGCTCGACCCGGCCGAGCTGGCCCGCACCGAGGCCGAGCTGCAGCGCCTGGCCGAGGGACGCCGGGCGCGCGACGCCGAGGACGTCGCCGACCTCGTCCGGGTCCTCGGGGCCCTGCCGCTGACCGCGATCCACGAGCGCTGCGTCGAGGGCACCACCGCCAAGGAGCTCTCCGGCTGGCTGGTCGACCTCGAGAGCGACCGGCGGCTGATCCGGGTGCGCATCGCCGGCGAGGAGCGCTGGGCCGCGATCGAGGACGCCGGGCGCCTGCGCGACGCGCTGGGCGCGGCGGTGCCGGTGGGCGTGCCCGAGGTCTTCCTGGAGCCGGTGCCCGACCCGCTGGGTGACCTGGTGGCGCGCTACGCCCGCACGCACGGGCCGTTCACCCTGCACGACGTGGCCACCTGGTTCGGGCTGGGCACCGCCGTGGTCGGCACCGCGGTGCAACGCCTCGTCGGCGCCGGCCGGATGGTCGAGGGCGAGCTGCGGCCGGTGGAGTCCGGCGGCGGACAGCACGGCACCGACTACTGCGACGCCGAGGTGCTGCGGACCCTGCGTCGCCGGTCGCTGGCAGCCCTGCGCGCCGAGGTCGAGCCGGTGCCCCCGGTCGACCTGGCCCGCTTCCTGCCCGCCTGGCAGGGCGTCGGCGCCGGGCTGAGAGGCACCGAGGGGGTGCTGCGGGCGGTGGAGCAGCTCGCCGCGGCGGTCCTGCCGGCCAGCGCCCTCGAGACGCTCGTGCTGCCCGCGAGGGTCGCCGACTACTCCCCCGCCCTGCTCGACGAGCTGACCGCCTCTGGCGAGGTGCTCTGGCGCGGGCACGCGGCCCTGCCCGGCGACGACGGCTGGGTGTCCCTGCACCTGGCCGAGACCGCCCACCTGACGCTGGCTCCTGCCGGCGAGGAGCTCGAGCTGACCGCCGGGCACCAGGCCGTGCTCGACGCCCTCGCCGGCGGCGGCGCCTTCTTCTTCCGCACCCTCTCCGACGCCGTGGGCAGCACCGACGACGCGGCCCTGACCCAGCTCCTGTGGGACCTGGTGTGGGCGGGGCACGTCACCAACGACACGCTCACCCCGCTGCGGGCGCTGCTCTCCGGCGGGCGCACAGCCCACAAGCCGCGCCGCACGGCACCCCGCTCGACCCGCTACTCCGGCCGGGCCGGGTCGCTCGGCGCGCTGTCGGGACGTCGGCCCGCGACCGGGAGGCCCGCGCTGCCTGCCCGGTCGGCTCCCCCCACCGCTGCCGGACGATGGTCGCTGCTGCCGCCGGTGGAGCCCGACGCCACGGTGCGGTCCTACGCCACGGCCGAGGTGCTGCTCGACCGCTACGGCGTCGTGACCCGCGGGTCGGTGGTGGCCGAGGGCGTGAGCGGTGGGTTCGCCGGGGTCTACCGCGTGCTCGCCGCCGCCGAGGAGTCCGGCCGGGTGCGCCGGGGCTACTTCGTCGAGGGCCTGGGCGCGGCGCAGTTCGCCACCACCGGTGCGGTCGACCGACTCCGCGCCTTCAGCCGGCCCCTGCCGGAGGCGTCGGCCCCGGCCCTGCCCGATTGGGAGACGCCACTGAGCGGTGGCTCCGACTGGTCCGGCCCAGGTGCCGGGTCGCCCGCTGGCGCGGGCGGCCGGCCGGGGATCGGCGCCGCCGGGGCCCGCCGCGGTCCGGGGCCTCGCGGGCAGGGGGCCCGTGGGCCGGCCGGCCCGTCCGCCGTGGTCCTCGCCGCCTCCGACCCGGCCAACCCCTATGGCGCGGCGCTGTCCTGGCCGGAGCGGGCCGGCGAGGCGGGCGGCCACAAGCCGGGGCGCAAGGCAGGGGCACTCGTGGTCCTCGTCGAAGGGGTCCTGGCCATCTATGTCGAGCGCGGCGGCAAGACGCTGCTGTCCTGGACCGAGGAGCTGCCGGTGCTGCAGGTGGCCGCCGACGCGCTGGCGCTGGCCGTGCGCGAGGGGGCGCTCGGGCGGCTGACCGTCGAGAAGGCCGACGGAGGCGCGGTCCTTGGCTCCGACCACCCGCTGGCCGCTGCGCTGGCCGAGGCCGGCTTCCACGCCACCCCCCGCGGCCTGCGCCTGCGGCGGTGA
- a CDS encoding GNAT family N-acetyltransferase, with the protein MTATPPVIRLQDATSPAVRASVRRVVEAAFGAQEGPQVADLVDALQASDAFADRFSFVAERDGAVLGHVMLTRGWVDAAERLVEVHVLSPLSVLPDHQRRGIGRALVAHAVAAAGHAGSPAVFLEGSPDYYSRLGFEPGSAHGFTRPSVRIPEPAFQVVTLPAREPWMTGALVYPDPFWAHDCVGLR; encoded by the coding sequence ATGACCGCCACGCCGCCCGTCATCCGCCTCCAGGACGCGACCAGCCCGGCCGTGCGGGCGTCGGTGCGGCGGGTCGTCGAGGCCGCCTTCGGCGCGCAGGAGGGACCGCAGGTGGCCGACCTCGTCGACGCCCTCCAGGCCTCCGACGCCTTCGCCGACCGGTTCTCCTTCGTGGCCGAGCGAGATGGTGCCGTGCTCGGCCACGTCATGCTGACGCGCGGCTGGGTGGACGCCGCGGAGCGCCTGGTGGAGGTCCACGTCCTCAGCCCGCTGTCGGTGCTCCCTGACCACCAGCGCCGGGGCATCGGCCGGGCGCTCGTCGCCCACGCCGTCGCAGCGGCCGGGCACGCGGGCAGCCCGGCGGTCTTCCTCGAGGGCAGCCCGGACTACTACTCGCGGCTGGGTTTCGAGCCCGGGAGCGCCCACGGGTTCACCCGCCCGAGCGTGCGCATCCCGGAGCCGGCCTTCCAGGTGGTCACGCTGCCGGCTCGTGAGCCCTGGATGACCGGTGCCCTGGTCTACCCGGACCCGTTCTGGGCCCACGACTGCGTCGGCCTGCGCTGA
- a CDS encoding MFS transporter has protein sequence MSRPSRRRTGASRRSLYGLLTSSVISVAGTRVSAIALPWFVLTTTGSAAQTGLVVLFELTPYVLVKALGGPLIDRRGPRVVSLTADVASAVVAGCIPLLHATGQLTLPVLLGLVALLGCARGPGDAAKSALVPAVADAAGLQLERVTGLEGTANRTAAIVAPGLAGVLIAAIGPASAVLADALSFAVAAVLIGATAPRHTPPHEEVSEAAYLHRLRQGWDFLRREPLLRAAMAMVAVTNWLDAAYSTVLLPVWVRDHGFGPELIGLLGSTFGLTATLGSLLATAWSARLPRRLTYLVGFTLCGAPRFVALAMGAPVAVLVGVGVVGGFGAGFINPVLGAIMFERIPRHLVGRVGSLSDAVCWVGIPLGGVSAGAAIALLGLAPALAVAGGLYFVTTLLPGLRPEWREMDRRRVGGLQPGPALAAAGPGVGAAAPPPPE, from the coding sequence ATGAGCCGGCCCTCCCGCCGGCGGACCGGCGCGTCCCGGCGCAGCCTCTACGGCCTGCTGACCTCTTCGGTCATCTCCGTCGCCGGCACCCGGGTCTCGGCCATCGCGCTGCCGTGGTTCGTCCTCACCACGACGGGCTCGGCCGCACAGACCGGCCTCGTCGTGCTCTTCGAGCTCACCCCCTATGTCCTGGTCAAGGCCCTCGGCGGCCCGCTCATCGACCGGCGCGGCCCGCGCGTCGTCAGCCTCACCGCCGACGTGGCCAGCGCGGTGGTCGCCGGGTGCATCCCGCTGCTCCACGCGACGGGACAGCTCACCCTGCCGGTGCTGCTGGGCCTGGTCGCCCTGCTCGGCTGCGCCCGCGGCCCCGGCGACGCGGCCAAGTCCGCGCTCGTGCCGGCGGTCGCGGATGCCGCGGGGCTGCAGCTGGAGCGGGTCACCGGGTTGGAGGGCACCGCCAACCGCACCGCCGCGATCGTCGCGCCCGGCCTGGCCGGCGTGCTCATCGCCGCCATCGGCCCGGCCAGCGCGGTGCTCGCCGACGCGCTGAGCTTCGCCGTCGCGGCGGTCCTCATCGGGGCCACCGCACCGCGGCACACCCCACCGCACGAGGAGGTGAGCGAGGCGGCATACCTGCACCGGCTGCGGCAGGGCTGGGACTTCCTGCGCCGCGAGCCCCTGCTGCGGGCCGCCATGGCCATGGTGGCGGTGACGAACTGGCTCGACGCTGCCTACAGCACGGTGCTGCTGCCGGTGTGGGTGCGCGACCACGGCTTCGGCCCGGAGCTGATCGGGCTGCTCGGCTCGACGTTCGGCCTGACCGCCACGCTGGGCAGCCTGCTCGCGACGGCGTGGTCGGCCCGGCTCCCGCGCCGGCTGACCTACCTCGTCGGGTTCACCCTCTGCGGGGCGCCGCGGTTCGTGGCGCTGGCCATGGGGGCTCCCGTGGCCGTGCTCGTCGGGGTGGGCGTGGTCGGCGGCTTCGGTGCCGGCTTCATCAACCCGGTGCTCGGGGCGATCATGTTCGAGCGCATCCCCCGCCACCTCGTGGGCCGGGTCGGCTCGCTGTCCGACGCCGTGTGCTGGGTCGGCATCCCGCTGGGCGGGGTCAGCGCCGGTGCCGCGATCGCGCTGCTGGGGCTGGCCCCGGCGCTCGCGGTCGCCGGTGGCCTCTACTTCGTCACCACACTGCTGCCGGGGCTGCGCCCGGAGTGGCGCGAGATGGACCGGCGCCGGGTCGGCGGGCTCCAGCCCGGGCCGGCGCTGGCTGCGGCGGGTCCAGGCGTCGGCGCAGCAGCTCCGCCCCCGCCAGAGTGA
- a CDS encoding transcriptional regulator: MARSFEPDPERDLVLDTSAMKALAHPLRMRLLSLLRAHGPATATQLAARVGVNTGATSYHLRQLASAGLVVEDEERGNARDRWWKAAHRRTYLQGSPGPDSAELEGAYLDAVAEVYASNMRQAVAELPTLPKAWDSAMTLSNYGLRLTATEAAALLEDLEAVIARYRAADSPDPAPRGARRVTLQLQEFVTPGGGS, encoded by the coding sequence ATGGCACGCAGCTTCGAACCCGACCCTGAGCGGGACCTCGTCCTCGACACCTCGGCGATGAAGGCCCTGGCCCACCCCCTGCGGATGCGCCTGCTCAGCCTGCTCCGGGCGCACGGCCCGGCCACCGCCACGCAGCTCGCCGCGCGCGTGGGCGTCAACACCGGCGCCACCAGCTACCACCTGCGCCAGCTCGCCAGCGCCGGGCTCGTCGTGGAGGACGAGGAGCGCGGCAACGCCCGGGACCGCTGGTGGAAGGCGGCCCACCGCCGCACGTACCTGCAGGGCAGCCCCGGGCCGGACAGCGCCGAGCTGGAGGGCGCCTACCTCGACGCCGTCGCCGAGGTCTACGCCTCCAACATGCGCCAGGCCGTCGCCGAGCTGCCGACGCTGCCGAAGGCGTGGGACAGCGCCATGACGCTGAGCAACTACGGCCTGCGCCTCACGGCCACCGAGGCCGCCGCCCTGCTCGAGGACCTCGAGGCGGTCATCGCGCGCTACCGCGCCGCCGACTCCCCCGACCCGGCTCCTCGTGGCGCCCGGCGGGTCACCCTCCAGCTGCAGGAGTTCGTCACCCCCGGCGGCGGGTCATGA
- a CDS encoding DUF3046 domain-containing protein — translation MRLSDFWRLMDDEFGAGYARSLARDHVLGALGNRTAAQALEAGIGPREVWLALCDDMDVPESRRLGKDHKPRKTG, via the coding sequence GTGCGGTTGAGCGACTTCTGGCGGCTGATGGACGACGAGTTCGGGGCGGGCTACGCCCGCTCGCTCGCGCGTGACCACGTGCTCGGGGCACTGGGCAACCGCACGGCCGCCCAGGCGCTCGAGGCCGGCATCGGGCCGCGCGAGGTGTGGCTCGCCCTGTGCGACGACATGGACGTCCCGGAGTCGCGCCGGCTCGGCAAGGACCACAAGCCGCGGAAAACGGGTTGA
- a CDS encoding ABC transporter ATP-binding protein, producing the protein MTPVTGTDDDILIRASGLTKTFGDFTAVDGIDFGVRRGEAFGFLGPNGAGKSSTMRMVGCVSPATGGELRLFGQDPATHGPDIRARLGVVPQRDTLDEELTVEENIWIYGRYFGLSRREVRSRTTELLEFAQLADRAGSKVEPLSGGMKRRLTIARSLVNSPEILLLDEPTTGLDPQARHVLWDRLFRLKRSGVTLVLTTHYMDEAEQLCDRLVVMDHGRIVAEGSPRSLIEQYSTREVLELRFAEDDHAAYADKLFGVGERTEVLPDRLLVYTDDGDEAAAAVHRLGLHPLSSLVRRSTLEDVFLHLTGRTLVD; encoded by the coding sequence TTGACGCCTGTGACGGGGACCGACGACGACATCCTCATCCGCGCGAGCGGGCTGACCAAGACCTTCGGCGACTTCACCGCCGTCGACGGCATCGACTTCGGGGTCCGGCGGGGGGAGGCCTTCGGCTTCCTGGGCCCCAACGGTGCGGGCAAGTCCTCGACCATGCGCATGGTCGGCTGCGTCTCGCCGGCCACCGGGGGTGAGCTGCGTCTGTTCGGCCAGGACCCGGCCACGCACGGCCCGGACATCCGGGCCCGGCTGGGCGTGGTGCCCCAGCGCGACACCCTCGACGAGGAGCTCACCGTCGAGGAGAACATCTGGATCTACGGCCGCTACTTCGGCCTGTCCCGGCGCGAGGTCCGCTCGCGCACCACCGAGCTGCTCGAGTTCGCCCAGCTCGCCGACCGCGCCGGCTCCAAGGTGGAGCCGCTCTCCGGCGGCATGAAGCGGCGGCTGACCATCGCCCGCTCGCTGGTCAACTCACCCGAGATCCTGCTGCTCGACGAGCCCACCACGGGGCTGGACCCTCAGGCCCGGCACGTGCTGTGGGACCGGCTGTTCCGGCTCAAGCGCTCCGGCGTGACCCTGGTGCTGACCACCCACTACATGGACGAGGCCGAGCAGCTGTGCGACCGCCTCGTGGTCATGGACCACGGCAGGATCGTCGCCGAGGGCTCGCCGCGCTCGCTGATCGAGCAGTACTCCACCCGCGAGGTGCTCGAGCTCCGCTTCGCCGAGGACGACCACGCCGCCTACGCCGACAAGCTCTTCGGCGTCGGGGAGCGCACCGAGGTGCTGCCCGACCGGCTGCTGGTCTACACCGACGACGGCGACGAGGCGGCCGCGGCGGTCCACCGTCTCGGCCTGCACCCGCTGTCCTCGCTGGTGCGCCGCTCCACGCTCGAGGACGTCTTCCTGCACCTGACCGGCCGGACGCTGGTGGACTGA
- a CDS encoding ABC transporter permease, with translation MSVLTPTAARPQRWRPVFGYWLTAYKRTWRGSIFGRFLSPLLFLLSMGLGLGSLVNRSAGGVDGVPYLQFVVPGILAAQAMWVAMGESTYQVLGAIRWQMQYHAMLATPIGVDDLLLGHLTYVAAQVTSATVIFMAVGACFGAWASWWVLLALPVTLLTGMAFAVPIFAFSAKQESDSGFNILFRFIITPLFLFSGTFFPVSQLPVWLRPVAWVTPLWHGVEANRSLALGSPDALAVLGHTAYLLVFIAAGAWVARRTFRGRLVT, from the coding sequence ATGAGCGTGCTGACCCCGACCGCGGCCCGGCCCCAGCGCTGGCGACCGGTCTTCGGCTACTGGCTCACCGCCTACAAGCGCACCTGGCGTGGCTCGATCTTCGGCCGCTTCCTCTCGCCGCTGCTGTTCCTGCTGTCCATGGGCCTGGGCCTGGGCAGCCTCGTCAACCGCTCGGCCGGCGGCGTCGACGGCGTGCCCTACCTGCAGTTCGTCGTCCCCGGCATCCTCGCCGCGCAGGCGATGTGGGTGGCGATGGGGGAGTCGACCTACCAGGTCCTCGGCGCGATCCGCTGGCAGATGCAGTACCACGCGATGCTCGCCACCCCGATCGGCGTCGACGACCTGCTGCTGGGCCACCTCACCTACGTCGCGGCCCAGGTCACCAGCGCCACGGTGATCTTCATGGCCGTCGGCGCCTGCTTCGGGGCGTGGGCCTCCTGGTGGGTGCTGCTCGCGCTGCCGGTCACCCTGCTGACCGGCATGGCCTTCGCCGTGCCGATCTTCGCCTTCTCCGCCAAGCAGGAGAGCGACTCCGGGTTCAACATCCTGTTCCGCTTCATCATCACGCCGCTGTTCCTGTTCTCCGGCACGTTCTTCCCGGTCAGCCAGCTGCCCGTGTGGCTGCGGCCGGTGGCGTGGGTGACCCCGCTGTGGCACGGCGTCGAGGCCAACCGCTCGCTCGCGCTCGGGTCGCCGGACGCGCTCGCGGTCCTCGGCCACACGGCATACCTGCTGGTGTTCATCGCGGCGGGCGCGTGGGTCGCGCGCCGCACGTTCCGGGGGAGGCTCGTCACATGA
- a CDS encoding ABC transporter permease has protein sequence MSTQGTLARPTAASRVARLLPVPAGAGMARILVERNVMSFRHGWIAIITGFAEPVFYLFSLGIGLGSLVRTVTTDGGTVVPYAHFVAPALLASSAMNGAVFDSTFNVFFKLKYAKLYDSVLATPLGPRDVAVGEIGWALIRGSLYAAAFLAVAVAAGTVHSWWALLAVPAATLIGFAFAAVGMFATTFMRSWVDFDYVTLAIQPMFLFSATFFPLATYPGAVQWVVQLTPLYHGVALERALMLGEVGPGLAIHVGYLVVMGLLGLVGTARRIEKLLLS, from the coding sequence ATGAGCACGCAGGGCACGCTCGCCCGACCGACCGCGGCCTCCCGGGTGGCGCGGCTGCTGCCGGTCCCGGCCGGTGCGGGCATGGCGCGGATCCTGGTCGAGCGCAACGTCATGAGCTTCCGGCACGGCTGGATCGCGATCATCACCGGGTTCGCCGAGCCGGTGTTCTACCTGTTCTCCCTCGGCATCGGCCTGGGCTCGCTGGTTCGCACCGTGACCACCGACGGTGGCACCGTCGTGCCCTACGCCCACTTCGTCGCCCCCGCGCTGCTGGCCAGCTCGGCGATGAACGGCGCGGTCTTCGACTCCACGTTCAACGTCTTCTTCAAGCTCAAGTACGCCAAGCTCTACGACTCCGTCCTCGCCACCCCGCTCGGGCCGCGCGACGTCGCGGTCGGCGAGATCGGCTGGGCGCTGATCCGCGGTTCCCTGTATGCCGCGGCGTTCCTCGCCGTCGCGGTCGCCGCCGGGACGGTCCACTCGTGGTGGGCGCTGCTGGCGGTGCCGGCGGCGACGCTGATCGGGTTCGCGTTCGCGGCGGTGGGCATGTTCGCCACCACGTTCATGCGCTCGTGGGTCGACTTCGACTACGTCACGCTGGCGATCCAGCCGATGTTCCTGTTCTCCGCGACGTTCTTCCCGCTGGCGACCTACCCGGGGGCGGTGCAGTGGGTGGTCCAGCTGACCCCGCTCTACCACGGGGTCGCGCTGGAGCGGGCGCTCATGCTCGGCGAGGTCGGGCCGGGGCTGGCCATCCACGTCGGCTACCTCGTGGTCATGGGCCTGCTCGGCCTGGTCGGCACTGCCCGGCGGATCGAGAAGCTGCTCCTGTCCTGA